Proteins encoded in a region of the Mercenaria mercenaria strain notata chromosome 1, MADL_Memer_1, whole genome shotgun sequence genome:
- the LOC123564988 gene encoding solute carrier family 49 member 4 homolog isoform X1, producing the protein MYIQFENTPIVCSQSVVCSTRRSKLKISIRACLKMSKVNSNATDNDKSLSDNAGETEGNQTDDSQPGQAFNVHVTEEGKDEGQTKVDDDSNNLNGLLENEVLNNPLGDAAEDRANLLKTCPEERDDEKQSQQEKIDRPMAEREPLITSGRHSANYDYGDEDNEENIVCSHPGSAIDANINVTYQDSSSDYHDYSTRIDANRPKSNIPSRDGAVILYRRRWYILLVLSLCVTLQNAVWGTWGPIAESAKFVYGWDTTMVFIIINCGNIGVLLPALFTGHVISGKGLRVSMVVCSFLLAIGAGLRPISRDKTIGTILIGAGQFCNGLAGSITQVIPAALSETWFPINERATATAIGVISNSLGSIVAFMLGPNLVNEPNSENSTTTDKSFLFSELSNTTWNNDTDLSDVKTISHQIWILTMIEFGVGALLFIITLVYFPAKPPTPPSRSAREERINFTQGLCTVIKQPLILLAAMSCAVPWAVYGNWMGLVNVNLHEIGISQSQSGLFGFYASIAGVVGGIAIGRIADRFQRRLKLFVMLVFLLALLIIVWITCMRIGYLPRSIALFAVSISALGFMMNAALPLCYEMACECGYPIHEGIIGTFISLEINAAAVIFLLIKFIPNIGVTWMNWTFVGVLATSIICLTFLREKYRRADVDIRVTSVTDKDR; encoded by the exons atgtatatacagtttgagaacaCCCCTATTGTATGTTCGCAGTCCGTGGTctgcagtacgcgtcgaagtaagctgaaaatctcgaTTAGGGCATGCCTGAAAATGAGTAAGGTAAACAGTAATGCTACTGACAATGATAAATCGTTGTCGGATAATGCTGGCGAGACTGAAGGAAATCAGACGGATGATTCACAACCGGGACAGGCGTTTAATGTTCATGTTACGGAAGAGGGCAAAGATGAAGGGCAAACAAAAGTTGATGATGACAGTAATAATTTAAATGGGTTACTTGAGAATGAAGTACTGAATAATCCATTGGGGGATGCGGCTGAAGACAGAGCCAACCTTTTGAAAACGTGTCCTGAAGAAAGAGATGATGAAAAACAAAGTCAACAAGAAAAGATTGATCGTC CTATGGCGGAGAGGGAACCTTTAATTACCAGCGGTAGACACTCGGCTAATTATGATTATGGCGATGAAGATAATGAGGAAAATATCGTCTGTTCGCATCCCGGAAGTGCAATCGACGCAAATATCAATGTCACATATCAAGACAGCAGTAGCGATTACCATGACTACAGCACGCGTATTGACGCCAACCGGCCCAAAAGCAATATTCCTAGCCGGGACGGTGCCGTTATTTTGTACAGAAGAAGATGGTACATTCTGCTTGTACTCAGCTTGTGCGTCACGCTTCAAAATGCGGTATGGGGAACTTGGGGTCCCATTGCTGAATCAGCTAAG TTTGTGTACGGTTGGGACACAACAATGGTTTTTATTATAATCAACTGCGGGAATATTGGTGTCCTGTTACCTGCGCTGTTTACAGGTCACGTGATCAGTGGTAAAG GTTTACGTGTGTCAATGGTTGTATGTAGCTTCTTACTTGCGATCGGAGCTGGACTGAGACCAATAAGCAGAGACAAAACAATTGGAACAAT ATTAATCGGCGCTGGTCAGTTTTGCAATGGTCTGGCCGGAAGTATTACTCAGGTGATTCCCGCAGCATTATCTGAGACCTGGTTCCCTATCAACGAAAGAGCTACTGCAACTGCTATAGGCGTCATTTCAAATTCTCTAGGCAGTATAGTCGCATTTATGCTTG gTCCCAATCTTGTCAACGAGCCAAACAG TGAAAACAGCACAACTACAGATAAAAGTTTCCTGTTCTCGGAATTGTCGAATACAACCTGGAATAACGACACTGATCTGTCAG ATGTGAAAACTATTTCTCACCAAATATGGATCCTTACAATGATTG aatttGGTGTGGgtgctttattatttattatcacaCTAGTATATTTCCCAGCCAAACCTCCCACACCGCCTAGCAGATCTGCAAGAGAGGAAAGAATTAATTTTACTCAGGGATTATGTACAGTTATCAA ACAACCATTAATACTTCTAGCTGCAATGTCATGCGCAGTACCTTGGGCAGTGTATGGAAATTGGATGGGTCTTGTTAATGTAAATTTACATGAAATAGGCATCTCACAG AGTCAATCTGGTTTATTTGGCTTTTATGCATCGATAGCTGGAGTGGTCGGTGGGATAGCCATAGGAAG gatTGCCGATCGGTTCCAGCGTCGTCTAAAATTATTTGTTATGTTAGTTTTCCTTCTTGCGCTATTAATCATTGTTTGGATAACTTGTATGAGAATAGGCTACCTCCCTAGATCAATAG CATTATTTGCCGTATCTATCTCGGCGCTCGGTTTCATGATGAATGCAGCTCTACCACTGTGTTACGAGATGGCTTGTGAATGCGGATATCCCATACATGAAGGCATCATTGGTACGTTCATCAGCCTGGAAATAAATGCTGCAGCTGTGATATTTCTTCTTATCAAATTCATTCCAAATATAG
- the LOC123564988 gene encoding solute carrier family 49 member 4 homolog isoform X3, translating to MSKVNSNATDNDKSLSDNAGETEGNQTDDSQPGQAFNVHVTEEGKDEGQTKVDDDSNNLNGLLENEVLNNPLGDAAEDRANLLKTCPEERDDEKQSQQEKIDRPMAEREPLITSGRHSANYDYGDEDNEENIVCSHPGSAIDANINVTYQDSSSDYHDYSTRIDANRPKSNIPSRDGAVILYRRRWYILLVLSLCVTLQNAVWGTWGPIAESAKFVYGWDTTMVFIIINCGNIGVLLPALFTGHVISGKGLRVSMVVCSFLLAIGAGLRPISRDKTIGTILIGAGQFCNGLAGSITQVIPAALSETWFPINERATATAIGVISNSLGSIVAFMLGPNLVNEPNSENSTTTDKSFLFSELSNTTWNNDTDLSDVKTISHQIWILTMIEFGVGALLFIITLVYFPAKPPTPPSRSAREERINFTQGLCTVIKQPLILLAAMSCAVPWAVYGNWMGLVNVNLHEIGISQSQSGLFGFYASIAGVVGGIAIGRIADRFQRRLKLFVMLVFLLALLIIVWITCMRIGYLPRSIALFAVSISALGFMMNAALPLCYEMACECGYPIHEGIIGTFISLEINAAAVIFLLIKFIPNIGVTWMNWTFVGVLATSIICLTFLREKYRRADVDIRVTSVTDKDR from the exons ATGAGTAAGGTAAACAGTAATGCTACTGACAATGATAAATCGTTGTCGGATAATGCTGGCGAGACTGAAGGAAATCAGACGGATGATTCACAACCGGGACAGGCGTTTAATGTTCATGTTACGGAAGAGGGCAAAGATGAAGGGCAAACAAAAGTTGATGATGACAGTAATAATTTAAATGGGTTACTTGAGAATGAAGTACTGAATAATCCATTGGGGGATGCGGCTGAAGACAGAGCCAACCTTTTGAAAACGTGTCCTGAAGAAAGAGATGATGAAAAACAAAGTCAACAAGAAAAGATTGATCGTC CTATGGCGGAGAGGGAACCTTTAATTACCAGCGGTAGACACTCGGCTAATTATGATTATGGCGATGAAGATAATGAGGAAAATATCGTCTGTTCGCATCCCGGAAGTGCAATCGACGCAAATATCAATGTCACATATCAAGACAGCAGTAGCGATTACCATGACTACAGCACGCGTATTGACGCCAACCGGCCCAAAAGCAATATTCCTAGCCGGGACGGTGCCGTTATTTTGTACAGAAGAAGATGGTACATTCTGCTTGTACTCAGCTTGTGCGTCACGCTTCAAAATGCGGTATGGGGAACTTGGGGTCCCATTGCTGAATCAGCTAAG TTTGTGTACGGTTGGGACACAACAATGGTTTTTATTATAATCAACTGCGGGAATATTGGTGTCCTGTTACCTGCGCTGTTTACAGGTCACGTGATCAGTGGTAAAG GTTTACGTGTGTCAATGGTTGTATGTAGCTTCTTACTTGCGATCGGAGCTGGACTGAGACCAATAAGCAGAGACAAAACAATTGGAACAAT ATTAATCGGCGCTGGTCAGTTTTGCAATGGTCTGGCCGGAAGTATTACTCAGGTGATTCCCGCAGCATTATCTGAGACCTGGTTCCCTATCAACGAAAGAGCTACTGCAACTGCTATAGGCGTCATTTCAAATTCTCTAGGCAGTATAGTCGCATTTATGCTTG gTCCCAATCTTGTCAACGAGCCAAACAG TGAAAACAGCACAACTACAGATAAAAGTTTCCTGTTCTCGGAATTGTCGAATACAACCTGGAATAACGACACTGATCTGTCAG ATGTGAAAACTATTTCTCACCAAATATGGATCCTTACAATGATTG aatttGGTGTGGgtgctttattatttattatcacaCTAGTATATTTCCCAGCCAAACCTCCCACACCGCCTAGCAGATCTGCAAGAGAGGAAAGAATTAATTTTACTCAGGGATTATGTACAGTTATCAA ACAACCATTAATACTTCTAGCTGCAATGTCATGCGCAGTACCTTGGGCAGTGTATGGAAATTGGATGGGTCTTGTTAATGTAAATTTACATGAAATAGGCATCTCACAG AGTCAATCTGGTTTATTTGGCTTTTATGCATCGATAGCTGGAGTGGTCGGTGGGATAGCCATAGGAAG gatTGCCGATCGGTTCCAGCGTCGTCTAAAATTATTTGTTATGTTAGTTTTCCTTCTTGCGCTATTAATCATTGTTTGGATAACTTGTATGAGAATAGGCTACCTCCCTAGATCAATAG CATTATTTGCCGTATCTATCTCGGCGCTCGGTTTCATGATGAATGCAGCTCTACCACTGTGTTACGAGATGGCTTGTGAATGCGGATATCCCATACATGAAGGCATCATTGGTACGTTCATCAGCCTGGAAATAAATGCTGCAGCTGTGATATTTCTTCTTATCAAATTCATTCCAAATATAG
- the LOC123564988 gene encoding solute carrier family 49 member 4 homolog isoform X5, with protein sequence MAEREPLITSGRHSANYDYGDEDNEENIVCSHPGSAIDANINVTYQDSSSDYHDYSTRIDANRPKSNIPSRDGAVILYRRRWYILLVLSLCVTLQNAVWGTWGPIAESAKFVYGWDTTMVFIIINCGNIGVLLPALFTGHVISGKGLRVSMVVCSFLLAIGAGLRPISRDKTIGTILIGAGQFCNGLAGSITQVIPAALSETWFPINERATATAIGVISNSLGSIVAFMLGPNLVNEPNSENSTTTDKSFLFSELSNTTWNNDTDLSDVKTISHQIWILTMIEFGVGALLFIITLVYFPAKPPTPPSRSAREERINFTQGLCTVIKQPLILLAAMSCAVPWAVYGNWMGLVNVNLHEIGISQSQSGLFGFYASIAGVVGGIAIGRIADRFQRRLKLFVMLVFLLALLIIVWITCMRIGYLPRSIALFAVSISALGFMMNAALPLCYEMACECGYPIHEGIIGTFISLEINAAAVIFLLIKFIPNIGVTWMNWTFVGVLATSIICLTFLREKYRRADVDIRVTSVTDKDR encoded by the exons ATGGCGGAGAGGGAACCTTTAATTACCAGCGGTAGACACTCGGCTAATTATGATTATGGCGATGAAGATAATGAGGAAAATATCGTCTGTTCGCATCCCGGAAGTGCAATCGACGCAAATATCAATGTCACATATCAAGACAGCAGTAGCGATTACCATGACTACAGCACGCGTATTGACGCCAACCGGCCCAAAAGCAATATTCCTAGCCGGGACGGTGCCGTTATTTTGTACAGAAGAAGATGGTACATTCTGCTTGTACTCAGCTTGTGCGTCACGCTTCAAAATGCGGTATGGGGAACTTGGGGTCCCATTGCTGAATCAGCTAAG TTTGTGTACGGTTGGGACACAACAATGGTTTTTATTATAATCAACTGCGGGAATATTGGTGTCCTGTTACCTGCGCTGTTTACAGGTCACGTGATCAGTGGTAAAG GTTTACGTGTGTCAATGGTTGTATGTAGCTTCTTACTTGCGATCGGAGCTGGACTGAGACCAATAAGCAGAGACAAAACAATTGGAACAAT ATTAATCGGCGCTGGTCAGTTTTGCAATGGTCTGGCCGGAAGTATTACTCAGGTGATTCCCGCAGCATTATCTGAGACCTGGTTCCCTATCAACGAAAGAGCTACTGCAACTGCTATAGGCGTCATTTCAAATTCTCTAGGCAGTATAGTCGCATTTATGCTTG gTCCCAATCTTGTCAACGAGCCAAACAG TGAAAACAGCACAACTACAGATAAAAGTTTCCTGTTCTCGGAATTGTCGAATACAACCTGGAATAACGACACTGATCTGTCAG ATGTGAAAACTATTTCTCACCAAATATGGATCCTTACAATGATTG aatttGGTGTGGgtgctttattatttattatcacaCTAGTATATTTCCCAGCCAAACCTCCCACACCGCCTAGCAGATCTGCAAGAGAGGAAAGAATTAATTTTACTCAGGGATTATGTACAGTTATCAA ACAACCATTAATACTTCTAGCTGCAATGTCATGCGCAGTACCTTGGGCAGTGTATGGAAATTGGATGGGTCTTGTTAATGTAAATTTACATGAAATAGGCATCTCACAG AGTCAATCTGGTTTATTTGGCTTTTATGCATCGATAGCTGGAGTGGTCGGTGGGATAGCCATAGGAAG gatTGCCGATCGGTTCCAGCGTCGTCTAAAATTATTTGTTATGTTAGTTTTCCTTCTTGCGCTATTAATCATTGTTTGGATAACTTGTATGAGAATAGGCTACCTCCCTAGATCAATAG CATTATTTGCCGTATCTATCTCGGCGCTCGGTTTCATGATGAATGCAGCTCTACCACTGTGTTACGAGATGGCTTGTGAATGCGGATATCCCATACATGAAGGCATCATTGGTACGTTCATCAGCCTGGAAATAAATGCTGCAGCTGTGATATTTCTTCTTATCAAATTCATTCCAAATATAG
- the LOC123564988 gene encoding solute carrier family 49 member 4-like isoform X2 has translation MYIQFENTPIVCSQSVVCSTRRSKLKISIRACLKMSKVNSNATDNDKSLSDNAGETEGNQTDDSQPGQAFNVHVTEEGKDEGQTKVDDDSNNLNGLLENEVLNNPLGDAAEDRANLLKTCPEERDDEKQSQQEKIDRPMAEREPLITSGRHSANYDYGDEDNEENIVCSHPGSAIDANINVTYQDSSSDYHDYSTRIDANRPKSNIPSRDGAVILYRRRWYILLVLSLCVTLQNAVWGTWGPIAESAKFVYGWDTTMVFIIINCGNIGVLLPALFTGHVISGKGLRVSMVVCSFLLAIGAGLRPISRDKTIGTILIGAGQFCNGLAGSITQVIPAALSETWFPINERATATAIGVISNSLGSIVAFMLGPNLVNEPNSENSTTTDKSFLFSELSNTTWNNDTDLSDVKTISHQIWILTMIEFGVGALLFIITLVYFPAKPPTPPSRSAREERINFTQGLCTVIKQPLILLAAMSCAVPWAVYGNWMGLVNVNLHEIGISQSQSGLFGFYASIAGVVGGIAIGRIADRFQRRLKLFVMLVFLLALLIIVWITCMRIGYLPRSIALFAVSISALGFMMNAALPLCYEMACECGYPIHEGIIGVTWMNWTFVGVLATSIICLTFLREKYRRADVDIRVTSVTDKDR, from the exons atgtatatacagtttgagaacaCCCCTATTGTATGTTCGCAGTCCGTGGTctgcagtacgcgtcgaagtaagctgaaaatctcgaTTAGGGCATGCCTGAAAATGAGTAAGGTAAACAGTAATGCTACTGACAATGATAAATCGTTGTCGGATAATGCTGGCGAGACTGAAGGAAATCAGACGGATGATTCACAACCGGGACAGGCGTTTAATGTTCATGTTACGGAAGAGGGCAAAGATGAAGGGCAAACAAAAGTTGATGATGACAGTAATAATTTAAATGGGTTACTTGAGAATGAAGTACTGAATAATCCATTGGGGGATGCGGCTGAAGACAGAGCCAACCTTTTGAAAACGTGTCCTGAAGAAAGAGATGATGAAAAACAAAGTCAACAAGAAAAGATTGATCGTC CTATGGCGGAGAGGGAACCTTTAATTACCAGCGGTAGACACTCGGCTAATTATGATTATGGCGATGAAGATAATGAGGAAAATATCGTCTGTTCGCATCCCGGAAGTGCAATCGACGCAAATATCAATGTCACATATCAAGACAGCAGTAGCGATTACCATGACTACAGCACGCGTATTGACGCCAACCGGCCCAAAAGCAATATTCCTAGCCGGGACGGTGCCGTTATTTTGTACAGAAGAAGATGGTACATTCTGCTTGTACTCAGCTTGTGCGTCACGCTTCAAAATGCGGTATGGGGAACTTGGGGTCCCATTGCTGAATCAGCTAAG TTTGTGTACGGTTGGGACACAACAATGGTTTTTATTATAATCAACTGCGGGAATATTGGTGTCCTGTTACCTGCGCTGTTTACAGGTCACGTGATCAGTGGTAAAG GTTTACGTGTGTCAATGGTTGTATGTAGCTTCTTACTTGCGATCGGAGCTGGACTGAGACCAATAAGCAGAGACAAAACAATTGGAACAAT ATTAATCGGCGCTGGTCAGTTTTGCAATGGTCTGGCCGGAAGTATTACTCAGGTGATTCCCGCAGCATTATCTGAGACCTGGTTCCCTATCAACGAAAGAGCTACTGCAACTGCTATAGGCGTCATTTCAAATTCTCTAGGCAGTATAGTCGCATTTATGCTTG gTCCCAATCTTGTCAACGAGCCAAACAG TGAAAACAGCACAACTACAGATAAAAGTTTCCTGTTCTCGGAATTGTCGAATACAACCTGGAATAACGACACTGATCTGTCAG ATGTGAAAACTATTTCTCACCAAATATGGATCCTTACAATGATTG aatttGGTGTGGgtgctttattatttattatcacaCTAGTATATTTCCCAGCCAAACCTCCCACACCGCCTAGCAGATCTGCAAGAGAGGAAAGAATTAATTTTACTCAGGGATTATGTACAGTTATCAA ACAACCATTAATACTTCTAGCTGCAATGTCATGCGCAGTACCTTGGGCAGTGTATGGAAATTGGATGGGTCTTGTTAATGTAAATTTACATGAAATAGGCATCTCACAG AGTCAATCTGGTTTATTTGGCTTTTATGCATCGATAGCTGGAGTGGTCGGTGGGATAGCCATAGGAAG gatTGCCGATCGGTTCCAGCGTCGTCTAAAATTATTTGTTATGTTAGTTTTCCTTCTTGCGCTATTAATCATTGTTTGGATAACTTGTATGAGAATAGGCTACCTCCCTAGATCAATAG CATTATTTGCCGTATCTATCTCGGCGCTCGGTTTCATGATGAATGCAGCTCTACCACTGTGTTACGAGATGGCTTGTGAATGCGGATATCCCATACATGAAGGCATCATTG
- the LOC123564988 gene encoding solute carrier family 49 member 4-like isoform X4 produces the protein MYIQFENTPIVCSQSVVCSTRRSKLKISIRACLKMSKVNSNATDNDKSLSDNAGETEGNQTDDSQPGQAFNVHVTEEGKDEGQTKVDDDSNNLNGLLENEVLNNPLGDAAEDRANLLKTCPEERDDEKQSQQEKIDRPMAEREPLITSGRHSANYDYGDEDNEENIVCSHPGSAIDANINVTYQDSSSDYHDYSTRIDANRPKSNIPSRDGAVILYRRRWYILLVLSLCVTLQNAVWGTWGPIAESAKFVYGWDTTMVFIIINCGNIGVLLPALFTGHVISGKGLRVSMVVCSFLLAIGAGLRPISRDKTIGTILIGAGQFCNGLAGSITQVIPAALSETWFPINERATATAIGVISNSLGSIVAFMLGPNLVNEPNSENSTTTDKSFLFSELSNTTWNNDTDLSDVKTISHQIWILTMIEFGVGALLFIITLVYFPAKPPTPPSRSAREERINFTQGLCTVIKQPLILLAAMSCAVPWAVYGNWMGLVNVNLHEIGISQSQSGLFGFYASIAGVVGGIAIGRIADRFQRRLKLFVMLVFLLALLIIVWITCMRIGYLPRSIGNHYLPYLSRRSVS, from the exons atgtatatacagtttgagaacaCCCCTATTGTATGTTCGCAGTCCGTGGTctgcagtacgcgtcgaagtaagctgaaaatctcgaTTAGGGCATGCCTGAAAATGAGTAAGGTAAACAGTAATGCTACTGACAATGATAAATCGTTGTCGGATAATGCTGGCGAGACTGAAGGAAATCAGACGGATGATTCACAACCGGGACAGGCGTTTAATGTTCATGTTACGGAAGAGGGCAAAGATGAAGGGCAAACAAAAGTTGATGATGACAGTAATAATTTAAATGGGTTACTTGAGAATGAAGTACTGAATAATCCATTGGGGGATGCGGCTGAAGACAGAGCCAACCTTTTGAAAACGTGTCCTGAAGAAAGAGATGATGAAAAACAAAGTCAACAAGAAAAGATTGATCGTC CTATGGCGGAGAGGGAACCTTTAATTACCAGCGGTAGACACTCGGCTAATTATGATTATGGCGATGAAGATAATGAGGAAAATATCGTCTGTTCGCATCCCGGAAGTGCAATCGACGCAAATATCAATGTCACATATCAAGACAGCAGTAGCGATTACCATGACTACAGCACGCGTATTGACGCCAACCGGCCCAAAAGCAATATTCCTAGCCGGGACGGTGCCGTTATTTTGTACAGAAGAAGATGGTACATTCTGCTTGTACTCAGCTTGTGCGTCACGCTTCAAAATGCGGTATGGGGAACTTGGGGTCCCATTGCTGAATCAGCTAAG TTTGTGTACGGTTGGGACACAACAATGGTTTTTATTATAATCAACTGCGGGAATATTGGTGTCCTGTTACCTGCGCTGTTTACAGGTCACGTGATCAGTGGTAAAG GTTTACGTGTGTCAATGGTTGTATGTAGCTTCTTACTTGCGATCGGAGCTGGACTGAGACCAATAAGCAGAGACAAAACAATTGGAACAAT ATTAATCGGCGCTGGTCAGTTTTGCAATGGTCTGGCCGGAAGTATTACTCAGGTGATTCCCGCAGCATTATCTGAGACCTGGTTCCCTATCAACGAAAGAGCTACTGCAACTGCTATAGGCGTCATTTCAAATTCTCTAGGCAGTATAGTCGCATTTATGCTTG gTCCCAATCTTGTCAACGAGCCAAACAG TGAAAACAGCACAACTACAGATAAAAGTTTCCTGTTCTCGGAATTGTCGAATACAACCTGGAATAACGACACTGATCTGTCAG ATGTGAAAACTATTTCTCACCAAATATGGATCCTTACAATGATTG aatttGGTGTGGgtgctttattatttattatcacaCTAGTATATTTCCCAGCCAAACCTCCCACACCGCCTAGCAGATCTGCAAGAGAGGAAAGAATTAATTTTACTCAGGGATTATGTACAGTTATCAA ACAACCATTAATACTTCTAGCTGCAATGTCATGCGCAGTACCTTGGGCAGTGTATGGAAATTGGATGGGTCTTGTTAATGTAAATTTACATGAAATAGGCATCTCACAG AGTCAATCTGGTTTATTTGGCTTTTATGCATCGATAGCTGGAGTGGTCGGTGGGATAGCCATAGGAAG gatTGCCGATCGGTTCCAGCGTCGTCTAAAATTATTTGTTATGTTAGTTTTCCTTCTTGCGCTATTAATCATTGTTTGGATAACTTGTATGAGAATAGGCTACCTCCCTAGATCAATAGgtaat CATTATTTGCCGTATCTATCTCGGCGCTCGGTTTCATGA